The following proteins come from a genomic window of Montipora capricornis isolate CH-2021 chromosome 9, ASM3666992v2, whole genome shotgun sequence:
- the LOC138017211 gene encoding uncharacterized protein, whose product MPKHHCCAYKCSDSEAKKKQPDKYPEFSDVTFHCFPTDNEKTQYVPRMNERERRRRWIVACRLESLSVTRHTRICSKHFEGGLGPTKANPIPTIFDFPKHLQPKKVKQRQDPEERRLKGVMNASMRSATQKQSRPRPSQSKASASLNLREPTLYQENQLKHNESRMDEQISDQEMFFASSELGHSESVVDNEIDDRDLLLVKSQPELSVNPTKFKDDLLYHDEAVQRDLTADQVSKMEQAHLKLHEQRNELKSELFIEDVQRDDNSVKFYTGLPSLSCLLTLFNFLKPIANGMKYWDGKNKTRTEKYQENKDKDKPGRKRQLPLFAEFVMVLVRLRLGLLQKQISDIFCISQPSVSKIFTTWITLLYHVFKQVLVRWPSKQLIKKYLPKCFSKYPRTRVIIDCTEIKVEKPSAPSSQKVTWSDYKSHNTFKLLVGITPSGAFSFISDLYSGAISDRAITIKSGLLEQLEPMDDVIADRGFNLRDLITKKKATLNIPPFAKGKQLSTKACTRTRRIASLTIHVERAIQRMKKFRLLQGVIPISIAAVANQVVFVCAALRNFLKPLVKK is encoded by the exons ATGCCCAAACATCATTGTTGTGCGTACAAGTGTTCCGACAGCGAAGCAAAGAAAAAGCAACCGGACAAATATCCCGAATTTTCAGATgttactttccactgttttCCAACAGATAACGAAAAAACACAATACGTTCCTAGAATGAATGAGCGGGAGAGACGTCGAAGGTGGATTGTAGCATGTCGACTGGAAAGCTTAAGCGTCACAAGGCATACTCGGATATGCTCTAAGCACTTTGAAGGAGGCTTAGGGCCCACTAAGGCAAACCCTATTCCTACTATATTTGATTTTCCTAAACACCTCCAGccgaaaaaagtaaaacaacgcCAGGATCCGGAGGAGAGACGATTGAAAGGCGTGATGAATGCTTCTATGAGAAGTGCAACTCAAAAGCAAAGCAGACCTCGACCTAGCCAATCGAAGGCAAGCGCTAGTTTGAATCTCCGGGAACCGACTTTGTACCAAGAAAATCAGTTGAAACACAATGAAAGTAGAATGGATGAGCAAATCAGTGATCAGGAGATGTTCTTTGCATCATCCGAGTTAGGTCACAGTGAAAGTGTTGTGGATAATGAAATCGATGATCGCGATTTGTTGCTTGTAAAATCTCAACCAGAACTCAGCGTGAATCCTACGAAGTTTAAGGACGATTTATTATATCACGATGAAGCTGTCCAAAGAGATTTAACCGCTGATCAAGTCAGCAAAATGGAGCAGGCTCACCTTAAATTACATGAACAGCGAAATGAATTAAAAAGTGAACTATTTATAGAGGACGTGCAACGAGACGATAATTCAGTCAAGTTTTACACTGGCTTGCCTTCACTTTCATGTCTTCTCACGTTATTTAATTTCCTGAAGCCTATTGCAAATGGCATGAAGTACTGGGATGGAAAGAACAAGACACGAACGGAGAAATATCAG gaGAACAAGGACAAGGATAAACCTGGCCGGAAGAGGCAGCTCCCTTTATTTGCTGAGTTTGTGATGGTACTGGTTCGCCTTCGATTGGGTTTGTTGCAGAAACAAATTTCAGATATATTTTGCATTTCCCAGCCATCAGTTTCAAAGATTTTTACAACGTGgataactttattatatcaTGTGTTCAAACAAGTGCTTGTAAGGTGGCCATCTAAACAGCTTATCAAAAAGTATTTACCAAAATGCTTTTCCAAGTATCCAAGAACACGTGTTATTATTGATTGCACAGAAATAAAGGTTGAGAAACCCAGTGCTCCCTCTTCCCAAAAAGTCACTTGGAGTGATTACAAAAGCCACAATACATTCAAACTACTTGTTGGAATTACCCCTTCGGGAGCATTTAGTTTTATCTCTGACCTTTACTCTGGTGCAATATCTGACCGTGCAATAACTATCAAGTCAGGGTTACTAGAACAGTTAGAACCCATGGATGATGTCATTGCTGATCGAGGATTTAACTTGAGAGACCTCATTACCAAGAAAAAGGCAACATTAAACATACCCCCATTTGCCAAGGGAAAGCAGTTGTCAACTAAAGCATGTACTAGAACAAGACGGATAGCTTCTCTAACAATTCATGTGGAGAGAGCTATCCAGCGAATGAAAAAATTCAGGTTATTACAGGGGGTCATTCCTATTAGTATAGCTGCAGTGGCTAATCAGGTTGTATTTGTGTGTGCTGCTCTTCGCAATTTTCTAAAACCACTTGTGAAAAAGTAA